The uncultured Desulfuromonas sp. genome has a segment encoding these proteins:
- a CDS encoding Rrf2 family transcriptional regulator: MRLSTKAQYAVRAMVRLSLEQKDAPVSIREISNHEDISLTYLEQLFAKLRRGELVRSVRGPGGGYVLARPPAEIKVDQIIDSVEETLIPVSCMDESGNCACMDQCVTHTVWQELGERIRGFLSSVSIEDLTKEAQKRIRQQHAEQSDDSK; the protein is encoded by the coding sequence ATGCGGCTGTCAACCAAAGCTCAATATGCCGTGCGTGCCATGGTGCGTTTAAGCCTTGAGCAGAAAGATGCCCCGGTCTCCATTCGGGAAATTTCCAATCATGAAGATATCTCTCTGACCTACCTCGAACAATTATTTGCCAAGCTGCGCCGTGGTGAGTTGGTGCGCAGCGTGCGTGGCCCCGGTGGTGGTTATGTGTTGGCCCGGCCTCCTGCCGAGATCAAGGTCGATCAGATTATTGACAGTGTTGAAGAAACCCTGATCCCGGTGTCCTGCATGGATGAATCCGGCAATTGCGCCTGTATGGATCAGTGTGTAACCCATACCGTCTGGCAGGAACTCGGCGAACGGATTCGCGGATTTCTGTCATCGGTTTCGATTGAGGACCTGACCAAAGAGGCTCAGAAACGGATTCGGCAGCAACATGCCGAGCAAAGTGACGATAGCAAGTAA
- the cysE gene encoding serine O-acetyltransferase, with protein MLSVTPNSTHQRRLHVFKTLKEDIDAVFQRDPAVRSTLEVVVCYPGFHALQLHRLAHKLWNIKWYFLARCISQFGRFVTGIEIHPGARIGRGFFIDHGMGVVIGETAEIGDNCTLYHGVTLGGTSWAKEKRHPTLGNDVVIGSGAKILGPFVVGSGSKVGSNSVVVKEVPEKATVVGVPGRMVLSEEERRQQEKQHRFDLEHGRLPDPQAQAISRLFEQIRSLEQQVGQLQDQQKVLTDQLRQANLNEKRRA; from the coding sequence ATGCTAAGTGTGACCCCTAACTCTACGCACCAGAGGAGGTTACACGTGTTCAAAACGTTAAAAGAAGATATTGACGCGGTATTTCAACGTGACCCGGCCGTCCGCAGCACTCTTGAGGTGGTTGTCTGCTATCCGGGGTTTCATGCCCTGCAACTTCATCGTCTTGCGCATAAATTGTGGAACATCAAATGGTACTTTCTAGCCCGGTGTATTTCACAATTCGGCCGTTTTGTCACCGGCATTGAGATCCATCCCGGCGCCCGTATCGGACGTGGTTTTTTTATTGATCACGGTATGGGAGTGGTGATCGGAGAGACCGCTGAAATCGGCGACAACTGCACATTGTATCATGGTGTAACTCTCGGCGGCACCTCCTGGGCCAAAGAGAAGCGCCATCCCACCCTTGGTAATGATGTGGTGATCGGTTCCGGGGCTAAAATCCTTGGTCCGTTTGTGGTTGGCAGCGGCAGCAAAGTGGGCTCCAACTCGGTCGTCGTCAAAGAGGTGCCGGAAAAGGCCACTGTCGTCGGTGTGCCGGGGCGGATGGTTTTAAGTGAAGAGGAGCGTCGCCAACAGGAAAAACAGCACCGCTTTGATCTTGAGCATGGTCGTTTGCCGGACCCCCAGGCTCAGGCCATCAGCCGCCTGTTTGAACAAATTCGTTCGCTCGAACAGCAGGTCGGTCAATTGCAGGACCAACAGAAAGTCTTAACCGACCAACTGCGTCAGGCGAACCTCAACGAAAAAAGAAGGGCTTAA
- the ilvA gene encoding threonine ammonia-lyase, biosynthetic: MHTMLRMILTSRVYDAAVETPLESAATLSATLNNHIWLKREDLQPVFSFKLRGAYNRMAQLTEEEKRRGVIAASAGNHAQGVAFSARQLGIKAVIVMPATTPAIKVSAVKGYGAQVVLHGDNYSEAAERCTALIEESGMVFIHPFDDDYVIAGQGTIGDEILRQSAGRLDAIFVPVGGGGLIAGIASFIKAVCPDVKVIGVEPEDSDAMSRSLEFGSRISLDSVGIFADGVAVREVGQRTFELCRQYVDDMVRVNTDEICSGIKTIYQETRSIVEPAGALAVAGLQKYVQENGISGQHLVAVNSGANMNFDRLRYVAERTQIGEKKEALYAVTIPERPGALRHLCTTLLNERNITEFNYRLAGRKDAYIFVGLSVRDSQERLDFLSLLQNNGYDCLDMTDNDLAKTHIRYMVGGHSRQVGKEFLYRFWFPERPGALARFLSAMGSNWNISLFHYRAQGGDFGRVLVGLEVPEDQHDQLTAFLDHLGYYYIEETFNPAYKRFLQGG, from the coding sequence GTGCATACGATGCTCAGAATGATTTTGACCTCCCGGGTCTATGATGCTGCTGTTGAAACACCGTTGGAGTCGGCAGCAACACTATCCGCTACATTGAACAATCATATCTGGTTGAAACGCGAAGACCTGCAACCGGTTTTTTCGTTTAAACTGCGCGGTGCCTACAACCGCATGGCCCAGCTCACCGAGGAGGAAAAACGTCGGGGTGTGATTGCCGCTTCGGCAGGGAATCATGCTCAAGGGGTTGCCTTTTCCGCGCGCCAGTTAGGAATTAAAGCCGTGATTGTCATGCCGGCCACCACTCCGGCCATTAAGGTTTCCGCGGTCAAAGGCTATGGCGCCCAGGTGGTTCTGCACGGTGATAATTATTCTGAAGCGGCTGAGCGTTGTACGGCCTTGATTGAAGAAAGCGGCATGGTGTTCATCCATCCCTTTGACGACGATTATGTCATTGCCGGTCAGGGAACCATTGGTGATGAGATTCTGCGCCAGAGCGCCGGTCGTCTTGATGCCATTTTTGTTCCCGTTGGTGGTGGTGGGTTGATCGCCGGCATTGCCAGTTTCATCAAAGCGGTCTGTCCTGACGTCAAGGTGATTGGTGTTGAACCGGAAGACAGTGATGCCATGAGTCGATCCCTGGAGTTCGGCTCGCGCATTTCGTTGGATTCCGTCGGAATTTTTGCCGATGGTGTTGCCGTGCGGGAGGTGGGACAACGGACGTTTGAATTATGTCGTCAATATGTCGATGACATGGTGCGGGTCAACACCGATGAAATTTGCAGCGGCATCAAAACCATTTACCAGGAAACCCGTTCCATTGTTGAGCCTGCCGGCGCCCTGGCCGTTGCTGGATTGCAGAAATATGTGCAGGAGAACGGCATTTCCGGCCAACACCTGGTGGCGGTTAATTCCGGTGCCAACATGAACTTTGATCGGCTGCGCTACGTGGCCGAGCGCACCCAGATTGGAGAAAAGAAGGAAGCGCTTTATGCCGTGACCATTCCTGAGCGCCCGGGTGCGTTGCGACATTTGTGTACCACCTTGCTCAATGAACGCAACATCACCGAATTTAACTATCGGCTGGCCGGACGCAAGGATGCCTATATTTTTGTCGGCCTGTCCGTCAGGGATTCTCAGGAACGCCTTGACTTCCTGAGCTTGTTGCAAAACAACGGCTACGATTGCCTCGACATGACCGATAACGATCTGGCCAAAACCCATATCCGTTACATGGTCGGCGGCCATTCCCGTCAAGTGGGCAAAGAATTTCTCTACCGTTTCTGGTTCCCCGAACGTCCGGGAGCCCTGGCACGCTTTCTTTCGGCCATGGGCAGTAACTGGAATATCTCTTTGTTTCATTACCGTGCCCAGGGCGGCGATTTTGGCCGGGTTCTGGTGGGCCTGGAGGTTCCGGAAGATCAACACGATCAACTCACTGCGTTTCTCGATCATCTGGGATATTACTACATTGAAGAAACATTCAATCCCGCCTATAAACGCTTTTTGCAGGGCGGATAA